From the genome of Mycetocola spongiae, one region includes:
- the ruvX gene encoding Holliday junction resolvase RuvX — translation MVQTGFRPGVRVGIDVGKARIGVARSDRDGLLATPIETVARAEDGSDITTICGHLAELSPVEIVIGLPLSLSGAETPSTADARAFAAQLAATTPIPVRLVDERLSTVTAHSAMRSAGKSQKKSRSVIDQVAAVIILQHALDTERGRGVPPGELLTIDEGA, via the coding sequence GTGGTCCAGACGGGTTTCCGGCCGGGCGTTCGCGTGGGCATCGATGTGGGCAAGGCCCGCATCGGTGTCGCGCGCTCGGATCGCGACGGGCTCCTGGCGACCCCGATCGAGACCGTGGCGCGCGCGGAGGACGGCTCCGATATCACCACGATTTGCGGCCATCTGGCGGAGCTCTCGCCGGTGGAAATCGTGATCGGCCTGCCGCTCTCGCTTTCCGGCGCGGAGACACCCTCGACCGCCGATGCGCGCGCTTTTGCCGCGCAGCTGGCCGCAACCACCCCGATCCCCGTGCGGCTCGTGGATGAGCGCCTGTCCACCGTGACGGCGCACTCGGCGATGCGCAGCGCCGGAAAATCGCAAAAAAAGTCCCGCTCCGTGATTGATCAGGTGGCGGCCGTAATCATTCTTCAGCACGCACTCGACACCGAGCGTGGCCGCGGTGTTCCCCCGGGTGAGCTGCTGACCATTGACGAAGGAGCCTAA